The DNA region GTCCAAGCTGCACCAGCTACTTGATAATCTAATTCATCTGTTCTCTTTTGGAATACTGGCCATTCAGCATATTCTGCTTTTACATTAACACCCAATACTTTTTTGAACATTTGTTGTTCATATTCAGCATAGGTTCTTTGCCATTGGCTTGTACCACTTTCAAGTACTTTTACTGATAATTTAGTTGGATCTGGATCCATTCCAAGTTCTTTTAATCCTTTTACTAGTAATTCTTTAGGATCTTTATTTTCTGCAGCCAATTTTTTAATTGGTTGTTCTCCAACTGATTCTCTGAATTCTTTTCCAGCTATTTGTAATGATGGTGGACACCATCCATAAGCAGCTTCAGCTACACCATGGAATATTACATTTGCCATATCCTCTCTTGTTATTGCAAGTGAGAATGCTTTTCTTACATTAGCATTGCTAAACAATTTATCTTTAGTATTAAAGAATGTATAATTTGTCGTTGGAACGTATCCTTTTATATTTTGGAACTTTCCAGTAGCATCAAATTTCTTTATCCATTCTGGTTTAGTTACTCCTGCTGAATCCAATCCTCCATTATATAATGAATTGTACATTGCATTTTGATCTTTTATTATCTTATAAGTAGCTTTAGATAATTTAACTTTATCTTTATCCCAATATTTTTCATTTTTTTCTAAAACCACTTGATTTTGATGTGTCCATTCTTTTATAACAAAAGGTCCACAGAATACCATTGTATTTGCTTCTGAACCATACTTTTCTCCTGCTTTTTCAATAATATCTTGTCTTTGTGGGTGCATTACTTTAAAATAAGTTAAATCCACAAAATAAGCACAAGGTTGTTTTAATGTTATTTTTAAAGTCTTGTCATCTACTGCCTTTACACCTACTGTATCTGCAGCAACTTTTCCTTTATTAAATTCATCTGCATTCTTAATAGGTGATAACAAAAATGCATAAGTTGATCCAGTTTTAGGATCTAAAGTTCTTTTTATTCCATATTCATAATCCTTAGCTGTAACCTTTTTTCCATCTGACCATTGATAGTCTCTTAAATGGAATGTCCACTCTGTACCATTTTCGTTATGTTCCCATTTTTCAGCACCAGCAGGTTTGATAACATCCTTTCCATTTTCATCTTGTTCAATCCTTGTAAGTCCTTCCATAACTTGTGTAAGAATCACTGAAGAATATGTATCAGATCCCTTTGATGCATCTAGAGTTTTTGGTTCTGCTTGCAACACCAAGTTTAAATATTGATCCTTATCAATTTTTGAACTAGATGCACTATCCTTACTTCCAGAACCGCAACCAATTAGTGCAGTTGACGCAACTACACTAGCTGTTAATAATAAAGCTAACATCTTCTTGCTTTTCACTTTTAAGTTCCCCCTTTAATATGGTTTATATATATATTTTTTGCAGTTTATATTTTAATAATGTAGCATAAAGCTACCTTATTTCTATATTATATCTATCTATGTACTATATTTTTCCTTTAAATAAGTATTATATATATATTCAATTTCAGTTTATAAAATTCCTTCTTGAATTGTACTTTTATTTGAATTTCATTTAATCTTTGAAATTTTTAGTCAATTGATACTATTTTTTAAAACCATTTCAACAATTTCAATACCACAAGAATAAAATTCAAACCTCTAGATCATATATTAGAAATTTAAAAAACAATTAGAAATTTGAATTTAGATTAACGTCTTTTTTCATTTTTTACATATTATCATAATTTTTTTTAAATGTCAAATTCACACTTTACTTTTGTAAAGCTATACACATGTATTTATATTCATACTGATTCATAAAGAATTTAGATAGGTTTAGTGATTTCTTAATGTGGATATACTTATATTACCTAAGCTTATACGGATTTTCATTCTGTTTGCATATAAAAAACACTTTCATCTTTCAGTATTTATAAAGAATATTAATTCAATGAAATCTCCTAATAAAAATATAATTTATGAAATATATTTTATCTATTCATTCTATTTTTAGATATTAAAAAAGGACAGTAGATTATTTCTACTATCCTTTTTAATGCTATATTTTTATTCTACTCTCTACCAGAAGTGTAAGCATATTTACATTCTGTTACACCAAATAATGGTGTCATTAAATTTTTAACATATTTACGTCTATAAGTATTTCTCTTTGAATATGTTGTTGGGGCTATAACTGCATCGTCATGTATTAATATTTTTTCTGCTTCCTTATATGCATCAAATCTTTCTTTTTCATCTAATGTACTCATAGCTTTTTTAACTAAATCATCATATTTTTTATTAGACCAACCTGTTGGAACGATTCCAGCACCTGTTATCCACATATCAAAGAATGTGTTAGGGTCATTATAGTCCCCTGTCCATGCCATACCAGCTAGTTGATATTGCATTTCATCTGTTCTCTTTTGGAATATTGGCCATTCAACATACTCAGCTTTTACATTAACACCTAAAGTCTTTTTATACATATCTTGTTGATACTCTGCATAAGTTCTAAACCATTGATCTGTTCCTGACATTAATAAGTTAACTGTTAATTTACTTGGATCTGGGTTCATACCAAGTTCTTTTAATCCTTCAGATAATAGCGCTTTAGCATCCTTATTTTCTTCAGCTAATTTCTTAAGTGGTTCTGATTTAACAGTTTCTCTAAAATCTTTTCCTGCTAATTGAACTGATGGTGGACACCAAGCATAAGCGGCTTCATTTCTACCCTTAAATATAACATTTGCCATCTCGTCTCTTGTTATCCCAAGAGAAAATGCTTTTCTAACCTTTGCATTTGAAAAAACTTTATCTTTTTGGTTAAAGAACGTATATCCTGTAGTAGGTAAATATCCCTTTATATTTTCAAACTTTCCAGTAGCATCAAGTTTTTTAATCCATTCTTGTTTTGAAACTCCATGTGAATCTAATTCTCCATTATATAGTGAATTGTAATAAGCATTTTCATCCTTTATTATTTTCCAATTAACTTTTGAAAGTTTAACCTTATCCTTATCCCAGTATTTATCATTTTTTTCCATAACTATTTGATTTTGATGTGTCCAGTTTGTTATTTTAAATGGTCCACAATATACTTCTAATGTATCTGCCTCTGTACCATATTTCTCACCATGTTTTTTAATTATATCTTCTCTTTGAGGTAAGAATAATTTAAAATATGTTAAATCTAAGAAGTAAGGACATGCTTGTTTTAATGTAAATTCTAAAGTCTTGTCATCCACTGCTTTAATACCTACTTGATCAGCACTTGCCTTTCCAGCATTATACTCATCAGCACCCTTTATTGGTGATAATAAGAATGCATATTTAGAACCAGTTTTTGGATCCAAAGTTCTCTTCATTGAGTATTCAAAATCTTTTGCTGTTACAGCTTTTCCATCAGACCAGTTATAATCTCTTAAATGGAATGTCCAAACTGTACCATTTTCATTATGTTCCCATTTTTCTGCTCCGGCAGGTTTTATGACGTCTTTACCGTCTTTATCTTGTTCAACTCTTGTTAATCCTTCATATACCTCTGAAAGTATTTGAGAAGAATATGTATCATTTGATTTTGATAGATCTAAAGATTTTGGTTCAGCTTGCAAGTTAAAGTTCAAATACTGATCCTTATCCATTTTTTCTGCTGATGCTGAATCTTTACCATCAGCACCTTTTTTGTTTCCACATCCAATCATCGCAGATGAAAGTAAAAGCGTACTTCCTAACACTAAAGCTATTAGTTTCTTACTTTTCAATTTTAATGCCCCCTCATTATTTATATTTATATATTTATAAAATTAATAATCTAATTATTATTATTATTAATTTTAACCCCTAATTTATTGAATCTAATTAATTTTATTTTTTATTTTTCAAACATTTATTATTAATAGAATTATTTTTCAATAGAAAGATTTATTAACTACTGATTCATTTTTTATAAATATATCATACTAATTTACATTTGTCAAATTTCTTTTACAACTTTTAAACACATTTTTTACTTTTAATTATTTTCCGTTACTTAAAACTACAAAGAATTCCAAATATTAGTCACTTTCCGCTAATAAAAAAAGAGCACTTTTTTTACAAAGCGCTCTTTTTTTATAGATTTTATTTTCCTCTACCCTCAGTATAAGCATATTTAAATTCGAAATCACAACCAAATAGAGGAGTCATTAGATTCTTAACATATTTATATCTATAAGTGTTCTTTCTTGAATAAGTTGTCGGAGCTATAACTGCATCCTCAACTAAAAGAATTTTCTCAGCCTCTTTATAAAGTTTTAATCTTTCCTTTTGGTCTATGGTACTCATAGCTTTCTTCAAAAGCTCATCATATTTCTTATTTGACCAACCAGTTGGAACTATTCCAGCTCCACTCATCCACATATCAAAGAAAGTATTAGGATCATTATAATCTCCAGTCCATCCCATGCCAGCTATCTGATAATCCATTTCATCAGTTCTCTTTTGAAGTATATCAAATGTCATGTATTCGGCCTTTACATTAATACCTAATGCTTTTTTATACATCTCTTGTTCATACTCTGCTGCCTTCCTTGTATCTGCATCTGTACTACCATGCAAAATTGTAACTGTTACTTTACTTGGGTCTGGATCCATTCCTAATTCTTTTAATCCTTTTATTAAAAGTTCCTTAGGATCTTTATTTTCTTCTACCATTTTTTTAATAGGTTCTTCATTCACTAGCTCTCTATAATCCTTTCCACCTAATTGAACTGTTGGTGGACACCATCCATATGCAGGAGCATTTATGCCATAAGTTATAACATTAGCATAATCATCCCTTGTATATGCAGCGGAAAATGCTTTTCTTACATTGGCATTACTAAGCAATTTATCCTTTTGGTTGAAGAACATATATCCAGTAGATGGTCTAAATCCTTTTATATTCTCCATTTCATCTTTCTTTTGGTCAAATTTCTTTATCCATTCAGGCTTCTTAACTCCACCAGTATCTAATGTGCCATTTAATAATGAACCATAAGCTGCATTAGCTTCTTTTATCATCTTTAAATTAACCTTTTGAAGTTTAACACTATCCTTATCCCAATATTTATCATTCTTTTCAAGTACTATTTGCTGCTGATGGCTCCATTCCTTAACTACAAATGGTCCACAGTATACTTCTAATGTATTTGCTTCCGTACCATATTTTTCACCATGTTTTTTTACTATATCTTCTCTTTGAGGAAGGAATAGCTTAAAGTATGTTAAATCAAGGAAGTATGGACATGGTTGTTTTAATGTGAATTCTAGAGTCTTATCATCTACGGCCTTTACACCAACTGCATCCTTAGAGCCTTTGCCTGCATTGTATTCGTCTGCTCCTTTTATTGGAGATAACAAGAATGCATAGCCAGAAGCAGTTTTAGGATCTAGTGTTCTTAGTATACTGAATTCAAAGTCCTTTGCAGTAACCTTCTTACCATCTGTCCAATTATAATCCCTTAAGTGGAAGGTCCAAACAGTACCCTCTTCGTTATGTTCCCACTTTTCTGCTCCAGCAGCTTTTATAACGTCTTTACCATCTTTGTCCTGTTCAACTCTTGTTAAACCTTCATATACCTCTGTAAAAACTTGTGCCCCATAAATATCATTTGATCTAGATAAATCTAATGATTTTGGTTCATACTGTAAATTTAAATTTAAGTATTGATCCTTGTCCATTTTTACTGCTTTTCCTTTATCCTTATCACCTTCTGCAGGTTTCTTCTCACCACAGCCTACTAAAGCTGTTGTTGCTAGTAATGTTGCCCCAAGTACTACCGCTAACAATTTTTTGCCTTTCAATTTAATGCCCCCTTTTGAAATATATTGAAATTTATTATTATCAATATACCATCTATTCAAATATATGTCAACTATGTAAAATAAATTATTAGGAAATTTTACATTTATTTTTATTGTTTTTTTTAAATAATTTGATTTTAGCTAAAAATGCGTACATTTGTTTCCATTTCAATACTACATAGTAAATATTTTGCCTATATTTGAAACTTAGTATAGCATCATTTACATAATTATGAAATAATTCATTCACATTTTACTGGAAATATATAATTTTCTATTTGGTAATCTAAAATTATATATTTAACTTTAGCATTTATAAAATCACAATTTAGATATATGAAAAGAAATAACAAATCAAAGATACTATTATATTTTGTGTCAGATAAGGAATTAGGTTCCGTCGCTAGTAGGACTGTGGCTAAGTTCTGCCGACACAGTATGACACAAAATAGACTAGCATACTGACTTGTTATTTATTTAAATGTACCTTAAGACTTAAATTTAATTAAAAACTCCTTATGAGCTTTTAATTAAAATATAGGTTAAAAAAAATTACTACAGAATTTTAACCTTCATTTTAGATTTTAAATTAAAAGTTATATTTCTATTTCTAATGCTTATAGTTAAAATTTATATAAAGAAGTTAAATTAGTAATTAAATAGTACAAAATAATTTTAAATAGATTATAATATATTAATATATAAACTATTTTTTAGTTTATATAAATATCAGTAAGGAGGCATAACTATGAGTATATTTAAAGGTTCAGGAGTAGCAATAGTAACCCCATTTAATAAAGAAGGTGTAGACTTTGAAAGTTTAGGCAAATTATTAGATTGGCACATAGAAAATGGTACTGATGCTATAATCGTGTGTGGTACCACTGGCGAAGCTAGCACAATGACCCTCGAGGAAAGAAAGGCCACTATAAAATTTACAGTAGATAAAATAAATAAAAGAATACCAGTAATAGCTGGTACAGGCAATAATAATACTGCTGCTTCCATAGAAATGAGTAAGTGGGCTGAAAGCGTTGGTGTAGATGCGCTTCTTGTAATAACTCCTTATTACAACAAAACCTCTGAAAAAGGTCTTGTAAAGCATTTTGAAGCTATTGCAGACAGTGTAAACATTCCAATAATACTATACAATGTTCCGGGAAGAACTGGCATGAATATACTTCCTGAGACACTAAAGAAACTTTGTAGACACAAAAATATAGCTGCTGTAAAAGAAGCAAGCGGAAATATAAGTCAAATAGCTAAAATTAAAGCTCTTTGCGGAGATGACTTAGATATTTATTCTGGTAACGACGATCAGATAATTCCAATTTTATCTTTAGGTGGTATAGGAGTAATATCTGTTCTTGCAAACGTAATTCCAAAAGAAGTTCATAATATGTGCTATGAGTATTTAAATGGCAATGTAAAAAAAGCCCTAGATATTCAAATAAACTCTTTAGATTTAGCTAATACTTTGTTTATAGAGACAAATCCTATTCCTGTAAAAATGGCTGTTAATCTTTTAGGAATGAACGCAGGCCCTTTAAGACTTCCTTTATGTGAAATGGATGAAAACAATTTAAATAAATTAAAAAAATCAATGACATCTTATGGGCTTACTTTAAAGGAGGAATAAAAATGACAAAAATATTATTAAGCGGATGTAACGGAAAAATGGGCAGAATGATTTCTCAAACCATCACTAATTTTAAAGACTTAGAAATATGTGGTGGTATAGATAAAAATATTGAAAAAACTTGCTGCTACCCAGTATTCGGTAATATTAATGACTGTAATTTAGATTTTGATGTAATTTTAGATTTTTCTAGAGCAGATGCACTAGATTCCCTATTAAACTATGCTGAAGAAAAAAATAAACCATTAGTTTTATGTACTACAGGATACACAGAAGAACAAATTAATAAAATAAATGAATGGAGTAAAAAAATTCCTCTCTTTCGCTCAGCTAATATGTCCATAGGCATAAATGTCATAAACAATGTATTAAGAAATATAAGTGCCCTACTTTATGAGGATTTCGATATAGAAATAATAGAAAAACATCATAATCAAAAGGTGGATGCTCCAAGCGGAACTGCCCTGCTTTTAGGGGACACCATAAGAGAATCCATAAAAGAAGAAACCCAATATAAATTTGGCAGAAGTGGTATTTCTAAAAGAGAAGAAAAAGAAATAGGTGTTCATGCTATAAGAGGTGGCTCTATAGTAGGAGAACATGAGATTATATTTGCAGGCAATGGTGAAGTTATAGAGCTTAAACATACAGCTCTTTCTAGAGAAGTTTTTGCAGTTGGAGCCCTTAAAGCATGTAAATTTATGTGTGACAAAACACCAGGGCTTTATTCTATGGATCACGTTTTAAATACAAAATAAGAATATTGTGATATAAGTGCAATAAGAAAAATCTGTCTTTAAGTCCACAATAAATATATTTTTTAAGACTGCTCGCAATACGCCAAGAAATTCTAATGTTTTCAAATTTCAATACCCTAAAGCTTTCAAACTCGCTTCTAACGGCACTCAAACATGAAAGCTTCTTAACGGGTATCGAAATTTGAAAACAAAGAATTTCTAAGGCTAGCTCAATAGTCTAAAAAAATATATTTATTGTTACCTTAAAGACAGATTTTTCGGTTCATACGTATATTACTTGTGGTGAAGAGATGGCCTACTAAAAGAGGCTTTTCCTCCACTATGTTACGGAAAAGCTTTAATTAAATAAATAGGATAGTACGAAAAACTATAACTGTTTCATTGAATGGAGTAGTTATAGCTTTTCTTTTAAGCGCTCTAAAAATCTTTTATTGGCGATAGCCAATTATTAGGATTTATATAAGAATATATAACTTTAACTGTTAGATAAATTGAAACTTCGCATAACTTTACAGGCTATAGAAAAATTTATTCTAAAGTACCAATCACTTTTCAATTTAAGATTTAGTATAAATTTCACCTGTTAAAAAACAAGCATTCCGTTATCATCGTATTCAAAATTTGGGCCCCAAGCAACTTCCCAATAGTAACCATCTAAATCAGCAAAATATGCATGATATCCACCCCAAAATACATCTTGAGGTTCTTTAACTATTTGGGCACCAGCATTTCTGGCTAATTCCATAACCTTATCAACATCTTCTTTATATTCTACATTATAAGCTAATGTGATTCCTGCAAAACCATTAACTATTTTAGGAGTATTTTCTTCGCTAATATCTTTTACTAATAATTCTAAAGGAAACAACTCAAATTTCGTTCCAGGTGTATTAAAAAATATAACATCAGGGTTATTACCTTTTTCATCAGTTTCAAATCCAAGGTCATCCCTATAAAATTTTATTGCCTTCTCCATACTTCTTACGCCTAAACAAATACATGTAATTTTATTCACCTTAATTCCCCCCTAACAAATTTACTATTTCCTGAACCACTTATACCCTACACCACAATTTTTTTAGTGAATAACTCAACTTTCGCACATAAAGTTCAAGCTCTACATTAGATTAATAAGGTTTTTTAATTTAAAATTTAGAATGTAAAATAGGTATTTGTAGAATAGGTAAGAAGTAAAAAGTAAGAGTGAAAAGGTAAGAACTAATAGGTAAAAGGTAAAAGTTTCTTTAAAAAATTCAGCAAAGCTGAATTTTCACTACAACTACTACTTATTACCTGGTACTTACAAATTAATTATAAAAAACTCTTCGAGTTTTATCCTTAACTCTTACTTCTTAGCTCTTACCTATTACCTACTACTTACCTGTAAATTTCAAATTATAGTTAGTTTCTAAAAGAGCTTTATTCTTCATTTTAAATTTTATATTTTTATTTTATAACTGCGAAAGTTGAATTATTTATATATTAAGGCCGGCTATCGCCATTAAAAGATTTAAGTTAAGCCAAAAGATAACATAATTTCACAACGTGAAATTATGTTATCTTTTTTAAATTCTAAAATTTTTCGTAATGCAATGAAGAAAATTTACCCTTTACTAGCCCTCTAGCCAACTGGCACACTATCACACTGAAAATTATGGCAAAGTCATAATTTTCTTATATGTTGCATATAAACTTTTCAAGTCCGTCTAATGCTTTTTCTAATTCTTCCTCACTATAGCAATAAGAAATCCTAATGTATCCTTCTCCACCACTTCCAAAGGCAGATCCTGGTACTATAGCAACACCTTGCTCCTTAAGAAGTCTGTCACAAAACTCCTCACTAGATATATTAAATTTCTTGATAGAGGGAAATATATAAAAAGCTCCGTCTGGCTTTATTACCTCCAATCCCATATTTAAAAGCCTATCATATACATAATCCCTTCTTCTTTTAAATTCACATTTCATATATTCCACATCTTTCATACAACTTCTAAGTCCTTCTAAAGCACCGTATTGACTTATAGATGTGGCACAAGATACATTGTATTGATGTACTTTAATTATACTCTCTAATATATCTTTACAAGCGCATACATATCCTATTCTAAGTCCTGTCATAGAAAACATTTTTGAAAATCCACCTACAAAAATTATTTTTTCTTTTATATCTTCAAATGCAGCTATAGAGTAATATCTTTCATCAAAATATATAGAGCTATATATTTCATCGGTTATAACTAAAATGTCATTTTTCTTTATCAAATCATACAATTCATTTCTTAACTTCTCTGTAAGTACAGCGCCTGTAGGATTAGAAGG from Haloimpatiens massiliensis includes:
- a CDS encoding peptide ABC transporter substrate-binding protein → MKSKKMLALLLTASVVASTALIGCGSGSKDSASSSKIDKDQYLNLVLQAEPKTLDASKGSDTYSSVILTQVMEGLTRIEQDENGKDVIKPAGAEKWEHNENGTEWTFHLRDYQWSDGKKVTAKDYEYGIKRTLDPKTGSTYAFLLSPIKNADEFNKGKVAADTVGVKAVDDKTLKITLKQPCAYFVDLTYFKVMHPQRQDIIEKAGEKYGSEANTMVFCGPFVIKEWTHQNQVVLEKNEKYWDKDKVKLSKATYKIIKDQNAMYNSLYNGGLDSAGVTKPEWIKKFDATGKFQNIKGYVPTTNYTFFNTKDKLFSNANVRKAFSLAITREDMANVIFHGVAEAAYGWCPPSLQIAGKEFRESVGEQPIKKLAAENKDPKELLVKGLKELGMDPDPTKLSVKVLESGTSQWQRTYAEYEQQMFKKVLGVNVKAEYAEWPVFQKRTDELDYQVAGAAWTGDYNDPNTFFDMWVTGAGVVQNGWSNKKYDELIKKAQSTMDEKQRLEAYKEAEKILLSDEAVIAPTIYQRRNTYRAKYVKNLMSPLFGTGDIKYAYTQGRDK
- a CDS encoding peptide ABC transporter substrate-binding protein, encoding MKSKKLIALVLGSTLLLSSAMIGCGNKKGADGKDSASAEKMDKDQYLNFNLQAEPKSLDLSKSNDTYSSQILSEVYEGLTRVEQDKDGKDVIKPAGAEKWEHNENGTVWTFHLRDYNWSDGKAVTAKDFEYSMKRTLDPKTGSKYAFLLSPIKGADEYNAGKASADQVGIKAVDDKTLEFTLKQACPYFLDLTYFKLFLPQREDIIKKHGEKYGTEADTLEVYCGPFKITNWTHQNQIVMEKNDKYWDKDKVKLSKVNWKIIKDENAYYNSLYNGELDSHGVSKQEWIKKLDATGKFENIKGYLPTTGYTFFNQKDKVFSNAKVRKAFSLGITRDEMANVIFKGRNEAAYAWCPPSVQLAGKDFRETVKSEPLKKLAEENKDAKALLSEGLKELGMNPDPSKLTVNLLMSGTDQWFRTYAEYQQDMYKKTLGVNVKAEYVEWPIFQKRTDEMQYQLAGMAWTGDYNDPNTFFDMWITGAGIVPTGWSNKKYDDLVKKAMSTLDEKERFDAYKEAEKILIHDDAVIAPTTYSKRNTYRRKYVKNLMTPLFGVTECKYAYTSGRE
- a CDS encoding peptide ABC transporter substrate-binding protein; translated protein: MKGKKLLAVVLGATLLATTALVGCGEKKPAEGDKDKGKAVKMDKDQYLNLNLQYEPKSLDLSRSNDIYGAQVFTEVYEGLTRVEQDKDGKDVIKAAGAEKWEHNEEGTVWTFHLRDYNWTDGKKVTAKDFEFSILRTLDPKTASGYAFLLSPIKGADEYNAGKGSKDAVGVKAVDDKTLEFTLKQPCPYFLDLTYFKLFLPQREDIVKKHGEKYGTEANTLEVYCGPFVVKEWSHQQQIVLEKNDKYWDKDSVKLQKVNLKMIKEANAAYGSLLNGTLDTGGVKKPEWIKKFDQKKDEMENIKGFRPSTGYMFFNQKDKLLSNANVRKAFSAAYTRDDYANVITYGINAPAYGWCPPTVQLGGKDYRELVNEEPIKKMVEENKDPKELLIKGLKELGMDPDPSKVTVTILHGSTDADTRKAAEYEQEMYKKALGINVKAEYMTFDILQKRTDEMDYQIAGMGWTGDYNDPNTFFDMWMSGAGIVPTGWSNKKYDELLKKAMSTIDQKERLKLYKEAEKILLVEDAVIAPTTYSRKNTYRYKYVKNLMTPLFGCDFEFKYAYTEGRGK
- the dapA gene encoding 4-hydroxy-tetrahydrodipicolinate synthase; protein product: MSIFKGSGVAIVTPFNKEGVDFESLGKLLDWHIENGTDAIIVCGTTGEASTMTLEERKATIKFTVDKINKRIPVIAGTGNNNTAASIEMSKWAESVGVDALLVITPYYNKTSEKGLVKHFEAIADSVNIPIILYNVPGRTGMNILPETLKKLCRHKNIAAVKEASGNISQIAKIKALCGDDLDIYSGNDDQIIPILSLGGIGVISVLANVIPKEVHNMCYEYLNGNVKKALDIQINSLDLANTLFIETNPIPVKMAVNLLGMNAGPLRLPLCEMDENNLNKLKKSMTSYGLTLKEE
- the dapB gene encoding 4-hydroxy-tetrahydrodipicolinate reductase; translated protein: MTKILLSGCNGKMGRMISQTITNFKDLEICGGIDKNIEKTCCYPVFGNINDCNLDFDVILDFSRADALDSLLNYAEEKNKPLVLCTTGYTEEQINKINEWSKKIPLFRSANMSIGINVINNVLRNISALLYEDFDIEIIEKHHNQKVDAPSGTALLLGDTIRESIKEETQYKFGRSGISKREEKEIGVHAIRGGSIVGEHEIIFAGNGEVIELKHTALSREVFAVGALKACKFMCDKTPGLYSMDHVLNTK
- a CDS encoding VOC family protein, which gives rise to MNKITCICLGVRSMEKAIKFYRDDLGFETDEKGNNPDVIFFNTPGTKFELFPLELLVKDISEENTPKIVNGFAGITLAYNVEYKEDVDKVMELARNAGAQIVKEPQDVFWGGYHAYFADLDGYYWEVAWGPNFEYDDNGMLVF
- a CDS encoding pyridoxal phosphate-dependent aminotransferase, translating into MKKIIAENADKIEISGIRKFFNKVSQYEDVISLTLGQPDFKVPSKIKEAMIEAIYENKTTYTSNAGIKELREEISRYLKTLYIDYNPDEICVTVGGSQGLYAAFASVIDPGDKILIPSIAYPAYESCVKLLGGTVVNFDLDEKFNLDIENLKMIVKGEKPKVLVLSYPSNPTGAVLTEKLRNELYDLIKKNDILVITDEIYSSIYFDERYYSIAAFEDIKEKIIFVGGFSKMFSMTGLRIGYVCACKDILESIIKVHQYNVSCATSISQYGALEGLRSCMKDVEYMKCEFKRRRDYVYDRLLNMGLEVIKPDGAFYIFPSIKKFNISSEEFCDRLLKEQGVAIVPGSAFGSGGEGYIRISYCYSEEELEKALDGLEKFICNI